From a region of the Waddliaceae bacterium genome:
- a CDS encoding NUDIX domain-containing protein, whose product MKKVRSYGIIPLKKKDDGWHVLITRHYEGHWGFPKGRPEKDEQPLDTAKRELHEETGLDIVKLVKPEPLEEHYTFTKNDITFDKAVTYYIAEVEGVVILQHDEVLESMWVKVEEAEQYVSFPETKKLCAALSMFNDQCSM is encoded by the coding sequence ATGAAAAAAGTACGCTCCTACGGAATAATACCCCTTAAGAAAAAAGACGACGGATGGCACGTCCTAATAACACGTCATTACGAAGGACACTGGGGATTCCCTAAAGGAAGGCCAGAAAAAGATGAACAACCCCTTGATACCGCAAAGCGTGAGCTTCACGAAGAAACAGGACTCGATATCGTAAAACTCGTAAAACCCGAGCCCCTTGAAGAACATTATACCTTCACAAAAAATGATATAACGTTCGATAAAGCCGTCACATATTATATCGCAGAAGTAGAAGGTGTTGTAATACTGCAACACGACGAAGTCCTCGAAAGCATGTGGGTAAAAGTCGAAGAGGCTGAACAGTATGTCTCCTTCCCAGAAACAAAAAAACTTTGTGCG